AGTGGTGCTTTCTTTGGCTTGCTGCTCATCTTCTGGTGGGTGGAGAGAAGGGAAAAAGCCCCCGGCGTCCGCACTGCTTTAGGTGTTATCACAGCGGGTGTAGGCCTGATTGACATCTATGCCATGGCCCGGCTTTATATGGAGAGCATCATGCCCGCCTGGCAAAATGCCAACACCCTGATCAGCTTCTATGCCACGGCCATTGTTCTGGGTGGTGTCGTATTTTATGTTACGGCAGGGGAGCAGCGGGAAAAGCTCCCGCGCATCGATTTAATGCTATGGGCTGTCGTGCTTGTCCAGGCGGCCTTCGCCCTTGGTTATGTGGCAAGTCTGGGGGCTCTCACCGGAGCAGGCAAGGAAACTGCGGCCTTGCTGGCAGGAAGCCAGGCGACCTTGATTTTAAGTTGGTTGTTCACCCTGGGAGGGGTTTTCCTGCTGTCTCTTTCCCGGACGGGCAAGCTGGCTAAGCAAATGAGTTTCTTATATTTAGCCATGGCTGTCATTGTTGTGGGGGAAATCGCCGGCCGTTATCTCTTTTATGTTTCCGGTATTCCGATTGGCCTCGGTTTATAAAATGATTTACCAGCAGCCATGAATAACCCGGCACCTCTCAGGCAAACCTATTCTGGGAGGTGCTTTTTCATGCTGGTAATGAGGGTGTGCCAGGTTTGTGATCAAGTCTTAGGAGAGATGGAGCTGGATGACTTGACCTCGGAGCGTCCCGACTCTATAATAAATATCATTGGGAATGTGGCGTATGCCCTTTGCCCGGATTGTATGAATGAATTGGAAGTCGGGGAGTACCGTCGCTTAAACTAGGCAGTACACACGCCTTACGGCTCTGCGTGGGGTGAAATCTGCCTGTTCCTCCTCTTGTTCATTCTTGCACTTTTTCTGTTTTAATAACTTGTGGTTAGATAACCTATGGAATGATGCTTAAAACTTAGGCGACAATGGGGGTCCTCTTGGCGGATGTCCATGGTTTTGTGTTGCCTGAAAGGAAGGATTTTTTGAAAACCCTCAGCCATTATTTGCGTTTAGGCTTCGATATTGAGGCAGTGGACAAGGCGATATCCTATAAGGAATGGCCGCAAATGATCTATAACTTAACAGGAAGTCAGAAGCCCGCCTTTGCCGCCCAGCTGATCCAAAAGGGTAAGCCGGGGCTGATTATTACTTATTCGGAGGAGCTTGCGCAAAAATGGGTCAATGATTTGCGTTCCTGGCTTCCTGGGGAAGATGTGCTCTATTTTCCCTCCTCGGAATGGCTGCCCTTTGAGGTCCTGGGTAAAAGCCGGGAGACCACCATCGAGAGAATCCGGGTTCTCAACCGTTTGGCACAGGATAACCAATGCACGGTGGTCGTGCCGGCCTTGGCTGTGAATCAGCGGAGCTTTTCCCGCCGCCGCTGGCAGGAGTACATCCTGGAATTAAAGGAAGGGACATCCTATGATCTGAAAGATCTTGCCCAGAAGCTGATCACGGCAGGTTACGAGCGGCTGGACGTAGTGGACGGGAAAGGTCAATTTGCGATTCGGGGCGGGATCATGGATATTGCTCCTCTGGATGGGGAGCCTTTACGGATCGAGTTTTTCGATGATGAAGTGGACTCCATCCGGGTCTTTGATCTGGAGACCCAAAAATCTACTGAGACCCTGAAAAGCGTTAAAATTCCTCCGGCCTTGGAGGTCGTGATTCGCCCTGAGGAATTGGAGAAGCTGGGCTGGGAGGTTCGGGCTCAGGCCAGGAAGCAAGCCGGACGCTTAAACCGCAGCGGTCGTTCGGATGTGGCCGAGCAGGTTATGAAACAAGCCCAGAGGATTGAAGAACGGCTGAGAACAGGCCGGGTGGATGAAAGCATCTATCCCTACCTGAGCCTCCTTGAGGAGCCTTTGGAGCCTTTTTTCTCACTGCTTTCTCAAGATCATTATGTCATTTTGGATGAGCCACTGCGGCTGAAAGAACAGCTGGAGTTCCAACAGAAGGAAAGGCTTGAGGAATATACCCAGGCTTTGGCCAAGGGTGAGGAATTTTATAGCCCTGAGGATCAATTTGTAAGCTATGAACAATTCCTGAGATATGGGGAAAAGCATCCGTTTGTTTTGATCTCCACCTTACCCAGAGAAATTCCCGGGGTGGCTCCGAAACGGATTTTCAATTTAAATGCCCGGCCTTTGACGGGCTTTATGGGGAAAACCGGGATTTTGGTGGATGAGATTGAGCATTGGCAAAAATCCGGCCATATTGTAAATCTTTTCGTTGGCGATGAAGAGCACGCAGAGCGGATGCTGCAAGGTTTAAGGGATCGGGGAGCTCTGGCCAAAAAGCATGAGCTCCATGAGCCGGTTCAGGAGGGCGGAGTCTACGTCTATTCATCCTCCCTTGATCAGGGGTTTGAGCTTCCCTTAAGCAAGCTGATCGTCCTGAGTGAGGCGGAGATTTATAAACGGGAGCGCAAAGCGGCCGTCAAGCGCAAAAAGGCCCCTGAGAAAACAGGGCAGAGGCTGCAATTTGCGGATCTTAAGCCGGGAGACTTTGTGGTCCATGTTCATCATGGCATTGGTCAATTTATGGGCATTGAGCGGATTGCCGTGGGGGGAGTGGAAAAGGACTATTTTTCGGTCAAATATGCCGGCCAGGATAAGCTCTATGTTCCCCTGGATCAGCTTAACTTTTTGCAGAAATATTTAGGGAGTGATGCGGAGACCCTGCCCAAGCTTTATAAGC
This genomic stretch from Desulfitobacterium chlororespirans DSM 11544 harbors:
- a CDS encoding dimethyl sulfoxide reductase anchor subunit family protein, yielding MHELPLLTFTLCLQAAVGAVLWAVVFRIKAQDAPLFKRNTLAALSLAAVGIVASLLHLGKPMLALTSMFNLATSWLSREIFFSGAFFGLLLIFWWVERREKAPGVRTALGVITAGVGLIDIYAMARLYMESIMPAWQNANTLISFYATAIVLGGVVFYVTAGEQREKLPRIDLMLWAVVLVQAAFALGYVASLGALTGAGKETAALLAGSQATLILSWLFTLGGVFLLSLSRTGKLAKQMSFLYLAMAVIVVGEIAGRYLFYVSGIPIGLGL